In Trichoderma atroviride chromosome 2, complete sequence, one DNA window encodes the following:
- a CDS encoding uncharacterized protein (EggNog:ENOG41~antiSMASH:Cluster_2.5): protein MSLSRAFTTRKLKLGSDADGKSPQRSHTLRHKISAPVQLVHTTNMLSYNAPDLPRVPGRNNSSDLPRVPGRNNSSDLPRVPTRINSSKSLTDSDSVETTESTPPTSPDVAQGERSPSPKPNHLSGYFKPANAKPAAAAPAEPEPTPAPMIPQRSPTHTKKNSVDAVARSRSITRISRDSELSAASRSLQAFSSRSPSVSTNSSAPSSAHSSMHSSAHNSSISSRLAKQPLAPAFPLAPAPTTVSAAPAAPAASSVQPSNATRRHVQKDSNPFGAELAQVTELAEEFSSRSQREQMDEDVEYMRSNNLVRLRTDDYLRMVQSLSSIFLSEPSHSAPKAAAPLWI from the coding sequence ATGTCGCTATCACGAGCCTTCACTACGCGCAAGCTCAAGCTGGGCTCTGACGCCGACGGCAAGAGTCCTCAGCGCTCGCACACTCTTCGCCACAAGATCTCGGCTCCTGTCCAGCTCGTTCATACAACAAACATGCTCTCATACAACGCGCCTGACCTGCCTCGAGTGCCTGGCCGCAACAACTCTAGCGACCTGCCTCGCGTACCTGGCCGCAACAACTCCAGCGACCTACCTCGAGTACCTACACGCATCAACTCTTCGAAATCTCTGACCGATTCTGACAGCGTCGAAACCACCGAGTCGACCCCGCCAACCAGCCCGGACGTTGCTCAAGGAGAGCGCTCGCCTTCTCCCAAGCCGAATCATCTCTCGGGATACTTCAAGCCCGCCAATGCGAAACCcgcggctgcagcgccagccGAGCCTGAGCCAACTCCGGCTCCAATGATTCCCCAGCGCTCTCCCACCCACACCAAGAAGAACTCGGTCGATGCCGTCGCCAGGTCACGATCCATTACGCGCATTTCTAGAGACTCCGAGTTGTCGGCTGCGTCCAGGAGCCTCCAggccttctcctctcgcTCTCCGTCTGTGTCAACAAACTCTTCGGCGCCCTCTTCAGCACACTCTTCAATGCACTCCTCGGCGCATAATTCGTCCATCTCGAGTCGCCTCGCGAAACAGCCTCTAGCTCCCGCTTTTCCTCTGGCCCCCGCGCCCACTACCGTTTCTGCGGCTCCTGCGGCTCCTGCAGCCTCGTCTGTGCAACCTTCTAATGCAACGAGGCGCCACGTACAAAAGGATTCGAATCCTTTTGGAGCAGAATTGGCCCAAGTGACGGAGCTAGCGGAGGAATTCAGCTCCAGAAGCCAACGGGAGCAGATGGACGAAGATGTGGAATACATGCGCTCCAACAATCTCGTCAGGCTACGCACCGACGACTATCTGAGAATGGTTCAAAGCCTgtcatccatcttcttgtctGAGCCCAGTCACTCTGCTCCCAAAGCCGCAGCACCGCTCTGGATTTAA
- a CDS encoding uncharacterized protein (antiSMASH:Cluster_2.5) — protein sequence MASSDDAPDSFISKEDGLNYWEGVSADIDGMLGGIPSVKGFSGILRSDLQGSRTFLAKLGIGAKQGRQKLATALEGGAGIGRVTEGLLIPLADEVDVIEPVAKFTAGLQGKEGVRHVYNMGLQDWEPVDGLTYDLIWTQWCVGHLTDSQLVGYLKRCQVALNPGAMIVLKENLSTSGRDVFDELDSSVTREDTKFRQIFEQAGLQLVKSELQRGFPETPQMTLLPVKMYALKPKPV from the exons ATGGCGAGCTCAGATGACGCGCCCGACTCCTTCATCAGCAAGGAAGATGGGCTCAACTACTGGGAGGGCGTCAGCGCTGACATTGACGGCATGCTTGGAGGCATTCCCTCCGTCAAGGGCTTCTCTGGCATCTTACGGAGCGATCTCCAAGGCTCACGGACGTTtctggccaagctgggcatTGGAGCGAAGCAAGGGCGGCAGAAGCTGGCCACTGCTTTGGAGGGCGGAGCAGG GATCGGAAGAGTTACTGAAGGGCTGTTGATCCCACTGGCCGATGAGGTTGATGTCATTGAGCCCGTGGCCAAGTTCACCGCGGGCCTGCAAGGCAAAGAGGGCGTTCGACACGTCTACAACATGGGCTTGCAAGACTGGGAGCCTGTTGATGGGCTCACATATGATCTCATCTGGACGCAGTGGTGCGTGGGCCACTTGACGGATTCGCAGCTGGTGGGGTATCTGAAGAGATGCCAGGTTGCGTTGAATCCCGGGGCCATGATTGTGTTGAAGGAGAATCTGAGCACGTCGGGCCGCGATGTGTTTGACGAGCTGGACAGCAGTGTGACGAG GGAGGACACCAAGTTTAGACAAATCTTTGAGCAAGCAGGGCTGCAGCTCGTCAAGTCGGAGCTGCAGAGGGGGTTTCCTGAGACGCCGCAGATGACGCTCCTCCCGGTGAAGATGTACGCTTTGAAGCCAAAACCTGTGTAA